In the genome of Enterobacteriaceae endosymbiont of Donacia marginata, one region contains:
- a CDS encoding branched-chain amino acid transaminase, producing MSIKKADFIWLNGNIVKWEDAKISVMTHALHYGTSVFEGIRCYKSYKGPAIFRHKDHINRLYNSAKIYRFPLKFNIQEIMNAVHNIININKLNEAYIRILVFIGDVGLGINPPEKYYTDMMISAFPWTDYLGNNAKKNGINTMISSWNKIKPNTIPSLAKAGGNYLSSLLIRSEARRNGYDEGIALDSLGFVSEGSGENIFKIKNNILFTPPLTSSILPGITRDSVLKIAKNLNLKIKECLILRESLYLADEIFLTGTAAEITPVCSVDNILINNGKRGQITKNIQKEFLYLLTGKIKDKWNWLDYIKK from the coding sequence ATGTCTATAAAAAAAGCAGATTTTATTTGGTTAAATGGTAATATTGTAAAATGGGAAGATGCTAAAATTAGTGTTATGACTCATGCATTACATTATGGAACTTCTGTTTTTGAAGGTATTAGATGTTATAAATCATATAAGGGCCCAGCTATTTTCCGTCATAAAGATCATATTAATCGTTTATATAATTCTGCTAAAATTTATCGTTTCCCATTAAAATTTAATATACAAGAAATAATGAATGCTGTTCATAATATAATTAATATTAATAAACTTAATGAAGCATATATTAGGATTTTAGTATTTATAGGAGATGTAGGATTAGGCATTAATCCACCTGAGAAATATTATACAGATATGATGATTAGTGCATTTCCTTGGACAGATTATCTTGGTAATAATGCAAAAAAAAATGGGATTAATACTATGATTTCTTCTTGGAATAAGATTAAGCCTAATACTATACCTAGTTTAGCAAAAGCAGGAGGTAATTATTTATCTTCTTTATTAATTAGGAGTGAAGCTAGAAGAAATGGATATGATGAAGGAATTGCGCTAGATAGTTTAGGATTTGTTTCAGAAGGATCTGGGGAAAATATTTTTAAAATTAAAAATAATATTTTATTTACTCCTCCACTTACTTCATCAATCCTTCCAGGAATTACCAGAGATTCAGTTTTAAAAATAGCTAAAAATCTAAATCTTAAGATAAAAGAATGTTTAATATTAAGAGAATCTTTATATTTAGCCGACGAAATCTTTTTAACAGGAACAGCAGCTGAAATTACTCCTGTATGTAGTGTAGATAATATCTTAATTAATAATGGTAAAAGAGGTCAAATAACAAAAAATATACAAAAAGAATTTCTATATTTATTAACAGGGAAAATAAAAGATAAATGGAATTGGTTAGATTATATTAAAAAATAA
- the ilvM gene encoding acetolactate synthase 2 small subunit, whose translation MNKYQLFIKTNISPEIIERIIRIIRHRRFLIKTININVKKKIEKINFKLIVKSYKSIDFLVKQIKKLIDVLDIVIIT comes from the coding sequence ATGAATAAATATCAATTATTTATTAAAACTAATATTAGTCCTGAAATTATTGAAAGAATAATAAGAATTATTCGTCATAGAAGATTTTTAATTAAAACTATAAATATTAATGTAAAAAAAAAAATAGAAAAAATTAATTTTAAATTAATAGTAAAAAGTTATAAATCTATAGATTTTTTAGTTAAACAAATCAAAAAATTAATAGATGTATTAGATATAGTAATAATCACATAA
- the ilvG gene encoding acetolactate synthase 2 catalytic subunit: MNGAQCIIQELKKQNVKTVFGYPGGAIMPLYDALYNGDIEHILCRHEQGAAIAAIGYARATGKVGVCIATSGPGATNLITGLADAMVDSVPLIAITGQVPLSLIGTDAFQEIDIIGMSLSCTKHSFLITSSLELSKIIKKSFFIALSDRPGPVLIDIPKDIQLSKLPKIIKLKNKKRFFGNKKKYSKKKIREANFLLKKSTMPILYIGGGVNIGNAVYTLRKFVKISKIPTVVTLKALGTIESTNPYYLGMLGMHGNKAANYTVQKCDLLIAIGARFDDRVTGNIKKFAPYAKIIHMDIDPAEINKICKVNVELLGDLNLLIPLLKKPQNILKWQNYIQKIKKKYSYKYNFFVKNNKIYAPFLLKQLSDIKNKKTIITTDVGQHQMWTAQHITFSNPRNFITSSGLGTMGFGLPAAIGAQIAKPNNSVICISGDGSFIMNIQELSTIKRKNLPIKIILLDNKRLGMVRQWQELFFKKRYSETTLYDNPDFIKLAQSFGISGHSISYENEINKSLKKIFSINKPYILHVLINECDNVWPLVPPGYSNDHMMEPN, translated from the coding sequence ATGAATGGTGCACAATGTATAATTCAAGAATTAAAAAAACAAAATGTTAAAACAGTATTTGGATATCCTGGTGGCGCTATTATGCCTCTTTATGATGCATTATATAATGGAGATATAGAACATATTTTATGCAGACATGAACAAGGAGCCGCTATAGCAGCAATTGGATATGCTAGAGCTACTGGTAAAGTAGGAGTTTGTATTGCAACATCTGGACCTGGAGCTACTAATTTAATAACAGGATTAGCAGATGCAATGGTTGATTCTGTACCTCTTATTGCAATTACAGGACAAGTCCCCCTCTCATTAATTGGGACTGATGCTTTTCAAGAAATAGATATTATAGGCATGTCTTTATCATGTACTAAACATAGTTTTTTAATAACTTCATCACTAGAATTATCTAAAATAATAAAAAAATCTTTTTTTATAGCATTATCTGACAGACCTGGGCCTGTATTAATAGATATACCAAAAGATATACAATTATCTAAATTACCAAAAATAATAAAATTAAAAAATAAAAAAAGATTTTTTGGTAATAAAAAAAAATATTCAAAAAAAAAAATTAGAGAAGCTAATTTTTTATTAAAAAAATCCACTATGCCTATATTATATATAGGAGGAGGGGTAAATATAGGTAATGCAGTTTATACATTAAGAAAATTTGTGAAAATTTCTAAAATTCCTACAGTAGTTACATTAAAAGCATTAGGAACCATAGAAAGTACAAATCCATATTATTTAGGGATGTTAGGCATGCATGGAAATAAAGCAGCTAATTATACAGTTCAAAAATGTGATTTATTAATAGCGATTGGAGCTAGATTTGATGATAGAGTAACAGGTAATATAAAAAAATTTGCTCCTTATGCCAAAATTATCCATATGGATATAGATCCTGCTGAAATTAATAAAATTTGTAAAGTAAATGTAGAATTATTAGGAGATTTAAATCTTTTAATACCGTTATTAAAAAAACCTCAGAATATTTTAAAATGGCAGAATTATATACAAAAAATAAAAAAAAAATATTCTTATAAGTATAATTTTTTTGTGAAAAATAATAAAATTTATGCTCCTTTCTTATTAAAACAATTATCAGATATTAAAAATAAAAAAACTATTATTACTACTGATGTTGGACAACATCAGATGTGGACTGCACAACATATAACTTTTTCAAATCCTAGAAATTTTATTACTTCTAGTGGATTAGGAACTATGGGATTTGGATTACCTGCTGCTATTGGGGCACAAATTGCTAAACCTAATAATAGTGTTATATGTATTTCAGGTGATGGATCATTTATAATGAATATTCAAGAATTAAGTACAATTAAAAGAAAAAATTTACCTATAAAAATTATATTATTAGATAATAAAAGATTAGGGATGGTAAGACAATGGCAAGAACTTTTTTTTAAAAAAAGATATAGTGAAACAACTTTATATGATAATCCAGATTTTATAAAATTAGCTCAATCTTTTGGCATTTCAGGACATAGTATTAGTTATGAAAATGAAATTAATAAAAGTTTAAAAAAAATTTTTTCTATTAATAAACCTTATATATTACATGTTTTAATTAATGAATGTGATAATGTATGGCCATTAGTACCTCCTGGATATAGTAATGATCATATGATGGAGCCAAATTAA
- a CDS encoding FAD-binding oxidoreductase has product MTEWSIGKIKKIKYWTKNLFSIILNAKINNFYAGQFTKLALEINNKKIKRAYSYINSPKNKNYEFYISNISKGKLSPYLFNLKINDKIFISKNSSGIFILNNIKSCENLWMLSTGTGIGPYLSILQDNMCFKKFSKIILVHSIRYIEDFSYLHLLKLIQKKHMNQLIIQIILTRNININNNILYGYIPNLIQNGKLEEKVGLKINNNSHVMLCGNPEMIKQTQSFLEKTRNLSKNLKNQNGNITTERYW; this is encoded by the coding sequence ATGACAGAATGGAGTATTGGTAAAATAAAAAAAATAAAATATTGGACAAAAAATTTATTTAGCATTATTTTAAATGCAAAAATTAATAATTTTTATGCAGGTCAATTTACAAAATTAGCATTAGAAATTAATAATAAAAAAATAAAAAGAGCTTATTCTTATATTAATTCTCCAAAAAATAAAAATTATGAATTTTATATTTCTAATATTTCAAAAGGTAAATTAAGTCCATATTTATTTAATTTAAAAATTAATGATAAAATTTTTATTTCTAAAAATTCATCAGGTATTTTTATTTTAAATAATATTAAATCTTGTGAAAATTTATGGATGTTATCCACAGGTACAGGAATTGGGCCTTATCTTTCAATATTACAAGATAATATGTGTTTTAAAAAATTTTCAAAAATAATTTTAGTCCATTCTATTAGATATATAGAAGATTTTAGTTATTTGCATTTATTAAAATTAATACAAAAAAAACATATGAATCAATTAATAATTCAAATTATTTTAACCAGAAATATTAATATAAATAACAATATTTTATATGGTTATATTCCTAATTTAATACAAAATGGAAAATTAGAAGAAAAAGTAGGGTTAAAAATTAATAATAATAGTCATGTAATGTTATGTGGTAATCCAGAAATGATTAAACAAACACAAAGTTTTTTAGAAAAAACTAGAAATTTATCTAAAAATTTAAAAAACCAAAATGGTAATATAACAACTGAAAGATATTGGTAA
- the tpiA gene encoding triose-phosphate isomerase gives MKKFLIIANWKLNGNYKFINKNINLIKKKIDNLLNYCNLSIAPPFVYLSYINNFLKNTSISLTAQNVDIHIKGSFTGEISIKMLKDIGVKYVIIGHSERRLYHNENNNSISKKFILIKNNGLIPILCIGETEKQKKQNETEKICIQQIDNILENSNINILNKTIIAYEPIWAIGSGKSANMNEIQKVILYIKKYIASLNPQIAENIYFVYGGSVNYSNLDIFLKKKIINGFLVGKASLTTENFISLVKKAEKIISLLNNRS, from the coding sequence ATGAAAAAATTCTTAATTATTGCTAATTGGAAATTAAATGGTAATTATAAATTTATAAATAAAAATATAAATTTAATTAAAAAAAAAATAGATAATTTATTAAATTATTGTAATTTATCTATAGCCCCTCCTTTTGTATATTTAAGTTATATTAATAATTTTTTGAAAAATACATCTATATCTTTAACTGCACAGAATGTTGATATACATATAAAAGGATCTTTTACTGGTGAAATTTCAATTAAAATGTTAAAAGATATTGGAGTAAAATATGTAATAATTGGACATTCAGAAAGAAGATTATATCATAATGAAAATAATAATTCTATATCTAAAAAATTCATTTTAATTAAAAATAATGGGTTAATTCCAATTTTATGTATAGGAGAAACAGAAAAGCAAAAAAAACAAAATGAGACAGAAAAAATTTGTATTCAACAAATTGATAATATATTAGAAAATAGTAATATTAATATTTTAAATAAAACTATTATTGCTTATGAACCTATTTGGGCTATTGGTTCAGGAAAAAGTGCAAATATGAATGAAATACAAAAAGTTATTTTATATATTAAAAAATATATAGCATCTTTAAATCCTCAAATAGCAGAAAACATATATTTTGTATATGGTGGTTCTGTAAATTATTCTAACTTAGATATTTTTTTAAAAAAAAAAATCATTAATGGTTTTTTAGTAGGAAAAGCTTCTTTAACAACAGAAAATTTTATATCTTTAGTTAAAAAAGCTGAAAAAATAATAAGTTTATTAAATAATAGATCTTAA
- the lysS gene encoding lysine--tRNA ligase, protein MSKNKKKFNKNINNITNNEITFRHKKLTELRKNENIVFPNNFKINISLCDIYKKYNDKNIFLEKKLFNIAGRIVNLRIMGKASFINIQDYTGQIQIYISQNGVSQKIYKIFLKKYDLGDIIGIIGYIFKTKTNILSIFCQKIYLLTKAIRPLPDKYHGLQDKEIKYRKRYLDLIVNKKTRYIFKKRSQIILNIRNFMNKQDFIEVETPMMHNIPGGALARPFITHHNTYNKNIYLRIAPELYLKRLIIGGFNKIFEINRNFRNEGISTQHNPEFTMMELYITYSNYKDLMIFFEKLLKKIFKITFKNNLLKYNNYIFDLNKKFNKLTMKESIIYFYPNFSLENLKNNKELIKTANLLNVKINKHWSQGKIIFEIFEKKIIDKIIEPTFITEYPIEISPLSRNNDLNPLFTDRFEFFICGMEIANGFSELNDPEEQEKRFKEQQNFKNIDNNKNIYENFYDKDYIEALEHGLPPTAGLGIGIDRLVMLFTDTKSIKDVILFPMLRSII, encoded by the coding sequence ATGTCTAAAAATAAAAAAAAATTTAATAAAAATATAAATAATATTACTAATAATGAAATAACATTTCGACATAAAAAATTAACAGAATTAAGAAAAAATGAAAATATAGTTTTTCCTAATAATTTTAAAATTAATATTTCATTATGTGATATATATAAAAAATATAATGATAAAAATATTTTTTTAGAAAAAAAATTATTTAATATTGCAGGACGTATAGTTAATTTAAGAATTATGGGTAAAGCTTCTTTTATTAATATTCAAGATTATACAGGGCAAATACAAATTTATATATCTCAAAATGGAGTTTCTCAAAAAATATACAAAATTTTTTTAAAAAAATATGATCTTGGAGATATAATAGGTATTATTGGTTATATTTTTAAAACTAAAACTAATATTTTATCTATTTTTTGTCAAAAAATTTATTTATTAACAAAAGCAATTAGACCATTACCTGATAAATATCATGGATTACAAGATAAAGAAATAAAATATAGAAAAAGATATTTAGATCTAATTGTTAATAAAAAAACACGTTATATTTTTAAAAAAAGGTCACAAATTATATTAAACATTCGTAATTTTATGAATAAACAAGATTTTATTGAAGTAGAAACTCCTATGATGCATAATATCCCCGGAGGAGCTTTAGCCAGACCATTTATAACACATCATAACACTTATAATAAAAATATTTATTTACGTATTGCTCCTGAACTTTATTTAAAACGTCTTATAATAGGGGGTTTTAATAAAATTTTCGAAATTAATAGAAATTTTAGAAATGAAGGAATTTCAACTCAACATAATCCTGAATTTACTATGATGGAATTATATATAACATATTCTAATTATAAAGATTTAATGATTTTTTTTGAAAAATTATTAAAAAAAATATTTAAAATAACATTTAAAAATAATTTATTAAAATATAATAATTATATTTTTGATTTAAATAAAAAATTTAATAAATTAACAATGAAAGAATCTATTATATATTTTTATCCTAATTTTTCTTTAGAAAATTTAAAAAATAATAAAGAATTAATAAAAACTGCTAATTTATTAAATGTTAAAATAAATAAACATTGGAGTCAAGGCAAAATTATTTTTGAAATTTTTGAAAAAAAAATTATAGATAAAATTATAGAACCAACATTTATTACAGAATATCCTATTGAAATTTCTCCACTATCACGAAATAATGATTTAAATCCTTTATTTACTGATAGATTTGAATTTTTTATTTGTGGGATGGAAATAGCAAATGGGTTTTCTGAACTTAATGATCCTGAAGAACAAGAAAAAAGATTTAAAGAACAACAAAATTTTAAAAATATAGACAATAATAAAAATATTTATGAAAATTTTTATGATAAAGATTATATCGAAGCATTAGAACATGGATTACCTCCTACAGCAGGGCTAGGCATAGGAATAGATAGATTAGTTATGTTATTTACTGATACAAAATCAATTAAAGATGTTATTTTATTTCCAATGTTAAGATCTATTATTTAA
- the prfB gene encoding peptide chain release factor 2 (programmed frameshift) has protein sequence MLEIYLIKNKLKKIKKKIFLLGGFFNYSKYKKKLLIIKNQLKNPDIWDNFNYLFSLNKKKTHIENLLSSLDYINQEIIDINELINLAINTNDKKILEESIKILFNIQKKLNNLEFKKIFIQKNDKKNCFIDIQSGSGGIESQDWAKIIMKMYLKWAEKKKFQVKIINESPGEIIGIKSSTLHIIGDYAFGWLRTENGIHRLVRKSPFSSSGRRHTSFASTFIYPEIKDDINILINLEDLRIDVYRSSGAGGQHVNRTESAVRITHIPTGIVTQCQNNRSQHKNKIQAMKQIKFKLYELQNNIKKKIKKKIEKKKFNISWGYQIRSYILDNSKIKDIRTGIETNDVQYVLDGNLDKFIQASLKLGL, from the exons ATGTTAGAAATTTACTTAATAAAAAATAAATTAAAAAAAATA AAAAAAAAAATATTTTTATTAGGGGGTTTCTTTAATTATTCAAAATATAAAAAAAAATTATTAATAATAAAAAATCAACTTAAAAATCCTGATATTTGGGATAATTTTAATTATTTATTTTCTTTGAATAAAAAAAAAACACATATTGAAAATTTATTATCGTCTCTAGATTATATTAATCAAGAAATTATTGATATTAATGAATTAATTAATTTAGCAATTAACACTAATGACAAAAAGATATTAGAAGAATCAATTAAAATATTATTTAATATCCAAAAAAAACTAAATAATTTAGAATTTAAAAAAATTTTTATTCAAAAAAATGATAAAAAAAATTGTTTTATTGATATCCAATCTGGATCAGGTGGTATAGAATCTCAAGATTGGGCAAAAATAATAATGAAAATGTATCTAAAATGGGCAGAAAAAAAAAAATTTCAAGTAAAAATAATAAATGAATCTCCAGGAGAAATTATAGGAATTAAATCATCTACATTACACATTATAGGTGATTATGCTTTTGGATGGTTACGTACAGAAAATGGTATTCATCGTTTAGTTAGAAAAAGTCCTTTTAGTTCATCGGGAAGAAGACATACATCTTTTGCATCAACTTTTATATATCCAGAAATTAAAGATGATATTAATATATTAATTAATTTAGAAGATTTACGCATTGATGTATATCGATCTTCTGGAGCAGGTGGTCAACATGTAAATCGGACAGAATCTGCTGTACGTATTACACATATTCCAACAGGAATAGTAACACAATGTCAAAATAATAGATCACAACATAAAAATAAAATTCAAGCTATGAAGCAAATAAAATTTAAATTATATGAATTACAAAATAATATAAAAAAAAAAATAAAGAAAAAAATAGAAAAAAAAAAATTTAATATTAGTTGGGGTTATCAAATACGTTCTTATATTTTAGACAATTCAAAAATTAAAGATATAAGAACAGGTATAGAAACTAACGATGTACAGTATGTACTTGATGGTAATTTAGATAAATTTATTCAAGCTAGTTTAAAATTAGGCTTATAA
- a CDS encoding PDZ domain-containing protein — protein sequence NPYGLGETVTSGIISGLGRTGLNIENFENFIQTDAAINRGSSGGALVNLNGDLIGINTAILTPNEGNIGIGFAIPSNTVVSLVNQFIKFGKIIRGSLGIYGVELDPQLAKVMNISNLCKGTFIRDIVPFKNNPLKPGDIIVSLNGKQVNSYSLLKAKISTFMRGTIVKLGIIRKGIFKNIKIKLDDYCNNDSFAKNMMYYGIEGSDLINTDLKNRNIFFKIGKNTAVKVIKVLPNSPAAIIGLKKDDIILSINRKRTADIKKVKEILDKHPSLILLYILRGKDKFYLLN from the coding sequence AATCCATATGGTTTAGGTGAAACTGTAACATCTGGAATTATATCTGGATTAGGAAGAACAGGACTTAATATTGAAAACTTTGAAAATTTTATTCAAACAGATGCTGCAATTAATCGTGGTAGTTCTGGTGGAGCATTAGTTAATTTAAATGGAGATTTAATTGGAATTAATACTGCTATTTTAACACCTAATGAAGGTAATATTGGAATCGGTTTTGCTATACCTAGCAATACTGTTGTTAGTTTAGTTAATCAATTTATTAAATTTGGAAAAATAATAAGAGGTTCTTTAGGAATTTATGGAGTTGAATTAGATCCTCAATTAGCTAAAGTTATGAATATTTCGAATTTATGTAAAGGTACTTTTATTCGTGATATTGTCCCATTTAAAAATAATCCATTAAAACCTGGTGATATTATTGTATCGTTAAATGGAAAACAAGTTAATAGTTATTCTTTATTAAAAGCAAAAATAAGTACTTTTATGAGAGGTACTATTGTTAAATTAGGAATTATAAGAAAAGGTATTTTTAAAAATATAAAAATAAAATTGGATGATTATTGTAATAATGATTCTTTTGCAAAAAATATGATGTATTATGGCATTGAAGGAAGTGACTTAATTAATACAGATTTAAAAAATCGAAATATATTTTTTAAAATAGGGAAAAATACTGCGGTTAAAGTTATAAAAGTATTACCTAATTCTCCTGCTGCAATAATAGGTTTAAAAAAAGATGATATAATATTATCGATTAATAGAAAACGTACAGCTGATATAAAAAAAGTTAAAGAAATTTTAGATAAACATCCATCATTAATTCTTTTATATATTTTAAGAGGAAAAGATAAATTTTATTTACTTAATTAA
- a CDS encoding trypsin-like peptidase domain-containing protein, which yields MKKFKIFFYIFFFIIGITIQQHVNAKLLPFNLIKKCNNNTLPSLSRVLSKVTPSVVSIDVQGSTFVSQFRLPPKIQEYLNEHFSLCKEGSPYENTPICGNNNNVLEQKFHAIGSGVIINSKEGIIVTNNHVINHASYITVELNNGKTYEAKIIGQDSQMDIALIKIQDKTKNLKSLKIANSDNLKVGDYAIAIGNPYGLGETVTSGIISGLGRTGLNIENF from the coding sequence ATGAAAAAATTTAAAATATTTTTTTATATATTTTTTTTTATTATTGGAATAACAATACAACAACATGTTAATGCAAAATTGTTACCATTTAATTTAATAAAAAAATGCAATAATAATACATTACCAAGTTTATCAAGAGTATTATCAAAAGTTACTCCTTCAGTTGTAAGTATTGATGTTCAAGGAAGTACTTTTGTATCACAATTTAGATTACCTCCTAAAATACAAGAATATTTGAATGAACATTTTTCATTATGTAAAGAAGGATCACCATATGAAAATACTCCTATTTGTGGAAATAATAATAATGTTCTTGAACAAAAGTTTCATGCAATTGGTTCTGGTGTAATTATAAATTCTAAAGAAGGTATAATTGTTACTAATAATCATGTTATTAATCATGCTAGTTACATTACAGTCGAATTAAATAATGGTAAAACTTATGAAGCTAAAATTATAGGTCAAGATTCACAAATGGATATTGCTTTAATAAAAATTCAAGATAAAACAAAAAATTTAAAAAGTTTAAAAATAGCTAATTCTGATAATTTAAAAGTTGGGGATTATGCAATAGCAATAGGAAATCCATATGGTTTAGGTGAAACTGTAACATCTGGAATTATATCTGGATTAGGAAGAACAGGACTTAATATTGAAAACTTTG
- the rpiA gene encoding ribose-5-phosphate isomerase RpiA has protein sequence MFNKLKIIAAKSAIKYIKNNNIIGIGSGTTISHFIDILFTEKKNIKGIVSASKTSTKKLKKYNFNIYQINKIKKIGIYFDSADEINNKMQMIKGGGAALTNEKIISSFSDIFICIIDESKYVKKLGILHPVPIEIIPLAEKFIIRKLLHIGAIAKKRINTITEHGNIILDVYKLNLHKPMKIEQYINNIPGVVTVGLFARRCADIVIISKNNNTISIINKKK, from the coding sequence ATGTTTAATAAATTAAAAATTATTGCAGCAAAATCAGCAATAAAATATATTAAAAATAATAATATTATTGGAATCGGATCAGGAACAACAATATCTCATTTTATTGATATTTTATTTACTGAAAAAAAAAATATTAAAGGTATAGTATCTGCTTCTAAAACTTCTACAAAAAAATTAAAAAAATATAATTTTAATATCTATCAAATTAATAAAATAAAAAAAATTGGAATATATTTTGATAGTGCTGATGAAATTAATAATAAAATGCAAATGATAAAAGGAGGAGGTGCCGCATTAACTAATGAAAAAATTATATCTAGTTTTTCAGATATATTTATTTGTATAATTGATGAATCAAAATATGTAAAAAAATTAGGTATATTACATCCAGTACCAATAGAAATTATACCTTTAGCAGAAAAATTTATTATTAGAAAATTATTACATATAGGAGCAATTGCTAAAAAACGTATAAATACAATTACAGAACATGGAAATATAATATTAGATGTATATAAATTAAATTTACATAAACCTATGAAAATAGAACAATATATAAATAATATTCCTGGTGTTGTAACAGTTGGTTTATTTGCACGACGATGTGCAGACATAGTTATTATAAGTAAAAATAACAATACAATCTCAATAATAAATAAAAAAAAATAA